A genome region from Tenebrio molitor chromosome 4, icTenMoli1.1, whole genome shotgun sequence includes the following:
- the Tango9 gene encoding solute carrier family 35 member F6 has product MAWTNYQILLALVMVITGSINTLSTKWADEIESAGRDGDVHVFDHPFFQASCMFIGEMLCLVVFKILYKVYSLRADGSEDVKELTRGNRNFSPFVLLLPAMCDMTATSIMYIGLNLTYASSFQMFRGSVIIFVGLLSVGFLERLLKKREWFGILLVIIGLAVVGVADFLAKDTNTENHGRNDIITGDLLIVIAQVITAIQMVVEEKFVTGLDIPPLQAIGWEGVFGFVVLGLLQIPFYFIKAGPPFTSNPHGSLEDAIDALLQIGHSWQLVMAILGTIISIAFFNFAGISVTKEISATTRMVLDSVRTIIIWIVSLMFMGQKFHWLQLLGFVSLLYGMCLYNGITCTFLFVKIRAAFVRLRYRNVEEDSMIENRTADLPDDSTPA; this is encoded by the exons ATGGCCTGGACCAATTATCAAATTCTCTTAGCTCTTGTTATGGTAATAACAGGCAGCATCAACACTCTGAGTACCAA ATGGGCGGATGAAATCGAATCGGCGGGCAGGGATGGAGACGTGCACGTCTTCGACCACCCCTTCTTCCAAGCCTCCTGCATGTTCATCGGCGAGATGCTGTGCCTGGTCGTCTTCAAGATCCTCTACAAAGTGTACAGTTTGCGCGCC GACGGCTCCGAGGACGTGAAGGAGTTGACGCGGGGCAACCGCAACTTCAGCCCCTTCGTCCTGTTGCTGCCGGCGATGTGCGACATGACGGCCACCTCCATCATGTACATCGGTCTAAACTTGACCTACGCCTCTAGCTTTCAGATGTTTAGAG GGTCTGTCATCATTTTCGTCGGCCTGCTCAGCGTCGGTTTTCTCGAGAGACTGCTGAAGAAGCGCGAGTGGTTTGGGATTTTGTTGGTGATTATTGGGTTGGCGGTCGTGGGGGTGGCTGATTTTTTGGCCAAAGACACCAACACCGAGAACCACGGCCGCAACGATATTATCACCGGTGATCTCTTGATCGTGATCGCTCAGGTCATCACCGCGATTCAGATGGTTGTTGAAGAGAAATTCGTCACGGGGTTGGATATTCCGCCGTTGCAGGCGATCGGGTGGGAGGGAGTTTTCGGTTTCGTCGTTTTGGGGTTGTTGCAGATTCCGTTCTATTTCATCAAGGCGGGACCCCCGTTTACCAGCAATCCGCATGGCTCGCTGGAAGATGCAATTGATGCTTTGTTACAGATAGGGCACAGTTGGCAGTTGGTGATGGCCATTTTAG gTACGATTATCTCCATCGCTTTCTTCAACTTCGCGGGTATAAGCGTCACCAAAGAGATTTCCGCAACCACCAGAATGGTTCTGGACAGCGTCCGAACCATTATAATCTGGATCGTAAGCTTGATGTTCATGGGACAGAAATTCCACTGGCTCCAG CTCTTAGGTTTCGTCTCTTTGCTCTACGGAATGTGCCTTTACAACGGTATAACTTGCACCTTCCTCTTTGTAAAAATTCGAGCTGCCTTCGTACGCTTGAGGTACAGAAACGTGGAGGAAGACAGCATGATCGAAAATCGAACGGCCGACCTACCAGACGATTCGACCCCAGCttga
- the swm gene encoding zinc finger protein swm isoform X2, translating to MIIEQPEAFKTWLTAVLKPMCDADPAALAKYVLALIKKDKSEEELHKIMVGQLEVFLENETESFVNLVLRTLETQDYITTPVIPNTNPPNPIMMKSTKETKPIVHPSELPNLSEAVNGSNTARKEHESKRDREIRKTDNVEKEEKPRLRSRHRSSSRNRSRSRSWDRSKRSKSREREQHRLDREKRDRPRAWRNKSPPRRFDRRRSRTPSPSRGRSRSRSPKHPHRGRYRNRTPPRSASRSRSRSAEKPRKDGFKDKDAKEGHSRPGTPTQDSNHGDMDLRLTNSTQSIQSVVVQQNSKRRCRDFDEKGYCMRGEMCPFDHGVDPVVLEDSALSSVLTYNPNSAPADVPPIGAPILNTTGHPMMGPRGIPPEYNPQAPQMWNRPGFRGPRPMGIPRGPMMGTFPAQPNMQRELIPVPVMDNKQPEPYPPVGFRQQSNYAGPRSKNPANCSLELKKIPQGLNSITHLNNHFSKFGKTVNIQVNYEGDPEAAIVTFSSHAEANAAYRSTEAVLNNRFIKVFWHNGNNEGKQENVPPRSVKDRLGVPTIVPPNTNKVLNLVQPRADNVTEGGGEAQEKNKPVVNKEENKAQAAAAIKKNQELLAAKEKLKKNQDEQRKEVLKIKNNLRKRKQELLEKQLSQQKILIEKMEKLPPGPQRDLIMETIKKTQESIEGIKKDLLQSVLTAKTTPQKKAKEDVQREMLDAELDLITKQQEGADTSEIQKKLFELKARAAMTRGRGRGRRYSQVSRHLLSKNNLIDNGGLKGNVKSVNKASFQKHTVDHRPTRLLVSGYEADEQESVLNHFQLFGEIADYIVDSTLPSITLNYKTRKEAEMALLKGKHFQDRTLSITWCSVVALNNQMTSSRAATRKVLMSESEEDRLIEQNLPEGEEDLGPEISEEALLQDDEEEEEESEDRSWRR from the exons ATGATAATCGAACAACCCGAAGCTTTCAAGACATGGCTAACGGCCGTATTGAAGCCGAT GTGCGACGCAGATCCTGCTGCACTGGCAAAGTATGTTCTGGCATTGATCAAAAAAGATAAATCTGAAGAGGAACTTCACAAGATAATGGTCGGTCAGTTGGAAGTTTTCTTAGAAAATG AGACTGAATCTTTCGTAAATTTAGTGTTACGTACTCTCGAAACGCAGGATTACATAACAACTCCAGTTATACCAAACACAAATCCTCCAAATCCAATCATGATGAAATCTACCAAAGAAACAAAACCAATTGTCCACCCGAGCGAACTTCCCAACCTTAGCGAGGCTGTCAACGGCTCGAACACGGCTCGCAAAGAGCACGAATCGAAGCGCGACAGAGAAATCCGAAAGACCGACAACGTG GAAAAGGAGGAGAAGCCCCGCTTGCGCTCCCGCCACCGCTCGTCCTCGCGGAACCGGTCGCGGTCCCGCTCGTGGGACCGCTCGAAGCGCTCCAAGTCCCGCGAGCGCGAGCAGCACAGACTTGACCGAGAGAAACGCGACCGTCCCCGCGCTTGGCGCAACAAGTCGCCGCCGCGTCGCTTCGACCGGCGTCGCTCGCGCACCCCGTCGCCCTCGAGAGGACGCTCGCGGTCCCGCAGCCCCAAGCACCCCCACCGCGGCAGGTATCGCAACAGGACCCCGCCCAGGAGCGCCAGCCGCAGCAGGTCCAGGTCGGCGGAGAAGCCGCGCAAGGACGGCTTCAAAGACAAGGACGCCAAGGAGGGACACTCGAGGCCGGGGACTCCGACGCAAGACTCCAACCACGGCGACATGGACTTGCGTCTGACCAACAGCACGCAGAGCATACAGAGCGTGGTGGTGCAGCAGAACTCGAAGAGGCGATGCAGGGATTTCGACGAGAAGGGCTACTGCATGAGGGGCGAGATGTGTCCGTTCGATCACGGGGTCGATCCGGTGGTCTTGGAGGATTCGGCACTGAGCAGCGTCCTCACCTACAACCCCAACAGCGCGCCCGCGGATGTGCCCCCGATTGGGGCGCCGATCTTGAACACGACGGGGCATCCCATGATGGGGCCCAGGGGGATACCGCCGGAGTACAATCCGCAAGCGCCGCAGATGTGGAACAGGCCGGGGTTCAGGGGGCCCAGGCCCATGGGCATCCCGAGG GGCCCCATGATGGGCACCTTCCCCGCCCAGCCGAACATGCAGCGCGAGCTGATTCCCGTTCCCGTGATGGACAACAAGCAGCCGGAGCCATACCCCCCGGTCGGTTTCCGCCAGCAGTCGAACTACGCTG GTCCGAGATCGAAAAATCCGGCCAACTGTTCGTTGGAACTGAAAAAGATCCCCCAAGGCTTAAACAGCATCACTCATTTAAATAATCACTTTTCGAAGTTCGGCAAAACTGTCAACATACAGGTGAATTACGAGGGTGATCCGGAAGCGGCGATCGTCACGTTTTCTAGTCACGCCGAGGCGAACGCCGCCTATCGGAGCACAGAGGCGGTACTCAACAACAGGTTCATCAAAGTGTTTTGGCACAACGGCAACAACGAAG GTAAACAGGAGAATGTTCCTCCTCGTTCGGTTAAAGATCGTCTTGGGGTGCCGACAATAGTACCGCCAAATACTAACAAAGTCCTGAATTTAGTTCAACCGAGGGCGGATAATGTGACTGAAGGGGGCGGCGAGGCTCAAGAGAAGAACAAGCCGGTAGTAAATAAGGAAGAGAACAAGGCTCAAGCCGCCGCCGCTATCAAGAAAAACCAAGAACTGCTCGCCGCCAAAGAGAAACTCAAGAAGAATCAAGACGAGCAGAGGAAGGAAGtgttgaaaatcaaaaacaacCTGAGGAAGCGGAAACAGGAACTGCTCGAGAAGCAGCTGTCCCAGCAGAAAATCCTGATCGAAAAGATGGAAAAGC TGCCGCCAGGTCCGCAACGCGACCTCATCATGGAGACCATCAAGAAGACGCAAGAATCTATCGAGGGCATCAAGAAGGACCTGCTCCAGTCGGTCCTCACCGCCAAGACCACCCCCCAAAAGAAAGCAAAAGAGGACGTCCAGAGAGAAATGCTGGACGCCGAGCTGGACCTGATTACCAAACAACAGGAAGGCGCCGACACCTCGGAAATACAAAAGAAGTTGTTCGAGTTGAAGGCGCGAGCGGCCATGACCAGAGGCCGCGGTCGGGGCAGGAGGTACAGCCAAGTCAGCAGACACCTCTTGAGCAAGAACAATCTGATCGACAACGGAG GTCTGAAGGGGAACGTCAAAAGTGTCAACAAAGCGTCGTTCCAGAAGCACACCGTCGACCACAGACCCACCAGGCTCCTGGTCTCGGGGTACGAAGCAGACGAGCAAGAAAGCGTCTTGAATCACTTCCAG TTGTTCGGCGAGATCGCCGACTACATCGTGGATTCGACATTGCCGAGTATCACTCTGAACTACAAGACGCGCAAGGAAGCAGAGATGGCGCTGTTGAAAGGCAAACATTTCCAA GATCGCACTTTGTCCATCACGTGGTGCAGCGTAGTGGCTTTGAATAATCAGATGACATCGTCGCGCGCAGCGACACGAAAGGTGTTGATGTCCGAGTCCGAAGAGGACAGATTGATCGAGCAGAATCTACCAGAAGGAGAGGAAGAC TTGGGTCCTGAAATATCTGAAGAAGCGCTGCTTCAAGACGACGAAGAAGAGGAGGAAGAGAGCGAGGATCGATCCTGGAGGCGATAG
- the swm gene encoding zinc finger protein swm isoform X3 encodes MIIEQPEAFKTWLTAVLKPMCDADPAALAKYVLALIKKDKSEEELHKIMVGQLEVFLENETESFVNLVLRTLETQDYITTPVIPNTNPPNPIMMKSTKETKPIVHPSELPNLSEAVNGSNTARKEHESKRDREIRKTDNVEKEEKPRLRSRHRSSSRNRSRSRSWDRSKRSKSREREQHRLDREKRDRPRAWRNKSPPRRFDRRRSRTPSPSRGRSRSRSPKHPHRGRYRNRTPPRSASRSRSRSAEKPRKDGFKDKDAKEGHSRPGTPTQDSNHGDMDLRLTNSTQSIQSVVVQQNSKRRCRDFDEKGYCMRGEMCPFDHGVDPVVLEDSALSSVLTYNPNSAPADVPPIGAPILNTTGHPMMGPRGIPPEYNPQAPQMWNRPGFRGPRPMGIPRGPMMGTFPAQPNMQRELIPVPVMDNKQPEPYPPVGFRQQSNYAGNNAGDHDAPFKKKSFDFNRLGPRSKNPANCSLELKKIPQGLNSITHLNNHFSKFGKTVNIQVNYEGDPEAAIVTFSSHAEANAAYRSTEAVLNNRFIKVFWHNGNNEVQPRADNVTEGGGEAQEKNKPVVNKEENKAQAAAAIKKNQELLAAKEKLKKNQDEQRKEVLKIKNNLRKRKQELLEKQLSQQKILIEKMEKLPPGPQRDLIMETIKKTQESIEGIKKDLLQSVLTAKTTPQKKAKEDVQREMLDAELDLITKQQEGADTSEIQKKLFELKARAAMTRGRGRGRRYSQVSRHLLSKNNLIDNGGLKGNVKSVNKASFQKHTVDHRPTRLLVSGYEADEQESVLNHFQLFGEIADYIVDSTLPSITLNYKTRKEAEMALLKGKHFQDRTLSITWCSVVALNNQMTSSRAATRKVLMSESEEDRLIEQNLPEGEEDLGPEISEEALLQDDEEEEEESEDRSWRR; translated from the exons ATGATAATCGAACAACCCGAAGCTTTCAAGACATGGCTAACGGCCGTATTGAAGCCGAT GTGCGACGCAGATCCTGCTGCACTGGCAAAGTATGTTCTGGCATTGATCAAAAAAGATAAATCTGAAGAGGAACTTCACAAGATAATGGTCGGTCAGTTGGAAGTTTTCTTAGAAAATG AGACTGAATCTTTCGTAAATTTAGTGTTACGTACTCTCGAAACGCAGGATTACATAACAACTCCAGTTATACCAAACACAAATCCTCCAAATCCAATCATGATGAAATCTACCAAAGAAACAAAACCAATTGTCCACCCGAGCGAACTTCCCAACCTTAGCGAGGCTGTCAACGGCTCGAACACGGCTCGCAAAGAGCACGAATCGAAGCGCGACAGAGAAATCCGAAAGACCGACAACGTG GAAAAGGAGGAGAAGCCCCGCTTGCGCTCCCGCCACCGCTCGTCCTCGCGGAACCGGTCGCGGTCCCGCTCGTGGGACCGCTCGAAGCGCTCCAAGTCCCGCGAGCGCGAGCAGCACAGACTTGACCGAGAGAAACGCGACCGTCCCCGCGCTTGGCGCAACAAGTCGCCGCCGCGTCGCTTCGACCGGCGTCGCTCGCGCACCCCGTCGCCCTCGAGAGGACGCTCGCGGTCCCGCAGCCCCAAGCACCCCCACCGCGGCAGGTATCGCAACAGGACCCCGCCCAGGAGCGCCAGCCGCAGCAGGTCCAGGTCGGCGGAGAAGCCGCGCAAGGACGGCTTCAAAGACAAGGACGCCAAGGAGGGACACTCGAGGCCGGGGACTCCGACGCAAGACTCCAACCACGGCGACATGGACTTGCGTCTGACCAACAGCACGCAGAGCATACAGAGCGTGGTGGTGCAGCAGAACTCGAAGAGGCGATGCAGGGATTTCGACGAGAAGGGCTACTGCATGAGGGGCGAGATGTGTCCGTTCGATCACGGGGTCGATCCGGTGGTCTTGGAGGATTCGGCACTGAGCAGCGTCCTCACCTACAACCCCAACAGCGCGCCCGCGGATGTGCCCCCGATTGGGGCGCCGATCTTGAACACGACGGGGCATCCCATGATGGGGCCCAGGGGGATACCGCCGGAGTACAATCCGCAAGCGCCGCAGATGTGGAACAGGCCGGGGTTCAGGGGGCCCAGGCCCATGGGCATCCCGAGG GGCCCCATGATGGGCACCTTCCCCGCCCAGCCGAACATGCAGCGCGAGCTGATTCCCGTTCCCGTGATGGACAACAAGCAGCCGGAGCCATACCCCCCGGTCGGTTTCCGCCAGCAGTCGAACTACGCTGGTAATAACGCCGGTGACCACGACGCACCGTTCAAAAAGAAAAGTTTCGATTTTAATCGTCTAGGTCCGAGATCGAAAAATCCGGCCAACTGTTCGTTGGAACTGAAAAAGATCCCCCAAGGCTTAAACAGCATCACTCATTTAAATAATCACTTTTCGAAGTTCGGCAAAACTGTCAACATACAGGTGAATTACGAGGGTGATCCGGAAGCGGCGATCGTCACGTTTTCTAGTCACGCCGAGGCGAACGCCGCCTATCGGAGCACAGAGGCGGTACTCAACAACAGGTTCATCAAAGTGTTTTGGCACAACGGCAACAACGAAG TTCAACCGAGGGCGGATAATGTGACTGAAGGGGGCGGCGAGGCTCAAGAGAAGAACAAGCCGGTAGTAAATAAGGAAGAGAACAAGGCTCAAGCCGCCGCCGCTATCAAGAAAAACCAAGAACTGCTCGCCGCCAAAGAGAAACTCAAGAAGAATCAAGACGAGCAGAGGAAGGAAGtgttgaaaatcaaaaacaacCTGAGGAAGCGGAAACAGGAACTGCTCGAGAAGCAGCTGTCCCAGCAGAAAATCCTGATCGAAAAGATGGAAAAGC TGCCGCCAGGTCCGCAACGCGACCTCATCATGGAGACCATCAAGAAGACGCAAGAATCTATCGAGGGCATCAAGAAGGACCTGCTCCAGTCGGTCCTCACCGCCAAGACCACCCCCCAAAAGAAAGCAAAAGAGGACGTCCAGAGAGAAATGCTGGACGCCGAGCTGGACCTGATTACCAAACAACAGGAAGGCGCCGACACCTCGGAAATACAAAAGAAGTTGTTCGAGTTGAAGGCGCGAGCGGCCATGACCAGAGGCCGCGGTCGGGGCAGGAGGTACAGCCAAGTCAGCAGACACCTCTTGAGCAAGAACAATCTGATCGACAACGGAG GTCTGAAGGGGAACGTCAAAAGTGTCAACAAAGCGTCGTTCCAGAAGCACACCGTCGACCACAGACCCACCAGGCTCCTGGTCTCGGGGTACGAAGCAGACGAGCAAGAAAGCGTCTTGAATCACTTCCAG TTGTTCGGCGAGATCGCCGACTACATCGTGGATTCGACATTGCCGAGTATCACTCTGAACTACAAGACGCGCAAGGAAGCAGAGATGGCGCTGTTGAAAGGCAAACATTTCCAA GATCGCACTTTGTCCATCACGTGGTGCAGCGTAGTGGCTTTGAATAATCAGATGACATCGTCGCGCGCAGCGACACGAAAGGTGTTGATGTCCGAGTCCGAAGAGGACAGATTGATCGAGCAGAATCTACCAGAAGGAGAGGAAGAC TTGGGTCCTGAAATATCTGAAGAAGCGCTGCTTCAAGACGACGAAGAAGAGGAGGAAGAGAGCGAGGATCGATCCTGGAGGCGATAG
- the swm gene encoding zinc finger protein swm isoform X1 gives MIIEQPEAFKTWLTAVLKPMCDADPAALAKYVLALIKKDKSEEELHKIMVGQLEVFLENETESFVNLVLRTLETQDYITTPVIPNTNPPNPIMMKSTKETKPIVHPSELPNLSEAVNGSNTARKEHESKRDREIRKTDNVEKEEKPRLRSRHRSSSRNRSRSRSWDRSKRSKSREREQHRLDREKRDRPRAWRNKSPPRRFDRRRSRTPSPSRGRSRSRSPKHPHRGRYRNRTPPRSASRSRSRSAEKPRKDGFKDKDAKEGHSRPGTPTQDSNHGDMDLRLTNSTQSIQSVVVQQNSKRRCRDFDEKGYCMRGEMCPFDHGVDPVVLEDSALSSVLTYNPNSAPADVPPIGAPILNTTGHPMMGPRGIPPEYNPQAPQMWNRPGFRGPRPMGIPRGPMMGTFPAQPNMQRELIPVPVMDNKQPEPYPPVGFRQQSNYAGNNAGDHDAPFKKKSFDFNRLGPRSKNPANCSLELKKIPQGLNSITHLNNHFSKFGKTVNIQVNYEGDPEAAIVTFSSHAEANAAYRSTEAVLNNRFIKVFWHNGNNEGKQENVPPRSVKDRLGVPTIVPPNTNKVLNLVQPRADNVTEGGGEAQEKNKPVVNKEENKAQAAAAIKKNQELLAAKEKLKKNQDEQRKEVLKIKNNLRKRKQELLEKQLSQQKILIEKMEKLPPGPQRDLIMETIKKTQESIEGIKKDLLQSVLTAKTTPQKKAKEDVQREMLDAELDLITKQQEGADTSEIQKKLFELKARAAMTRGRGRGRRYSQVSRHLLSKNNLIDNGGLKGNVKSVNKASFQKHTVDHRPTRLLVSGYEADEQESVLNHFQLFGEIADYIVDSTLPSITLNYKTRKEAEMALLKGKHFQDRTLSITWCSVVALNNQMTSSRAATRKVLMSESEEDRLIEQNLPEGEEDLGPEISEEALLQDDEEEEEESEDRSWRR, from the exons ATGATAATCGAACAACCCGAAGCTTTCAAGACATGGCTAACGGCCGTATTGAAGCCGAT GTGCGACGCAGATCCTGCTGCACTGGCAAAGTATGTTCTGGCATTGATCAAAAAAGATAAATCTGAAGAGGAACTTCACAAGATAATGGTCGGTCAGTTGGAAGTTTTCTTAGAAAATG AGACTGAATCTTTCGTAAATTTAGTGTTACGTACTCTCGAAACGCAGGATTACATAACAACTCCAGTTATACCAAACACAAATCCTCCAAATCCAATCATGATGAAATCTACCAAAGAAACAAAACCAATTGTCCACCCGAGCGAACTTCCCAACCTTAGCGAGGCTGTCAACGGCTCGAACACGGCTCGCAAAGAGCACGAATCGAAGCGCGACAGAGAAATCCGAAAGACCGACAACGTG GAAAAGGAGGAGAAGCCCCGCTTGCGCTCCCGCCACCGCTCGTCCTCGCGGAACCGGTCGCGGTCCCGCTCGTGGGACCGCTCGAAGCGCTCCAAGTCCCGCGAGCGCGAGCAGCACAGACTTGACCGAGAGAAACGCGACCGTCCCCGCGCTTGGCGCAACAAGTCGCCGCCGCGTCGCTTCGACCGGCGTCGCTCGCGCACCCCGTCGCCCTCGAGAGGACGCTCGCGGTCCCGCAGCCCCAAGCACCCCCACCGCGGCAGGTATCGCAACAGGACCCCGCCCAGGAGCGCCAGCCGCAGCAGGTCCAGGTCGGCGGAGAAGCCGCGCAAGGACGGCTTCAAAGACAAGGACGCCAAGGAGGGACACTCGAGGCCGGGGACTCCGACGCAAGACTCCAACCACGGCGACATGGACTTGCGTCTGACCAACAGCACGCAGAGCATACAGAGCGTGGTGGTGCAGCAGAACTCGAAGAGGCGATGCAGGGATTTCGACGAGAAGGGCTACTGCATGAGGGGCGAGATGTGTCCGTTCGATCACGGGGTCGATCCGGTGGTCTTGGAGGATTCGGCACTGAGCAGCGTCCTCACCTACAACCCCAACAGCGCGCCCGCGGATGTGCCCCCGATTGGGGCGCCGATCTTGAACACGACGGGGCATCCCATGATGGGGCCCAGGGGGATACCGCCGGAGTACAATCCGCAAGCGCCGCAGATGTGGAACAGGCCGGGGTTCAGGGGGCCCAGGCCCATGGGCATCCCGAGG GGCCCCATGATGGGCACCTTCCCCGCCCAGCCGAACATGCAGCGCGAGCTGATTCCCGTTCCCGTGATGGACAACAAGCAGCCGGAGCCATACCCCCCGGTCGGTTTCCGCCAGCAGTCGAACTACGCTGGTAATAACGCCGGTGACCACGACGCACCGTTCAAAAAGAAAAGTTTCGATTTTAATCGTCTAGGTCCGAGATCGAAAAATCCGGCCAACTGTTCGTTGGAACTGAAAAAGATCCCCCAAGGCTTAAACAGCATCACTCATTTAAATAATCACTTTTCGAAGTTCGGCAAAACTGTCAACATACAGGTGAATTACGAGGGTGATCCGGAAGCGGCGATCGTCACGTTTTCTAGTCACGCCGAGGCGAACGCCGCCTATCGGAGCACAGAGGCGGTACTCAACAACAGGTTCATCAAAGTGTTTTGGCACAACGGCAACAACGAAG GTAAACAGGAGAATGTTCCTCCTCGTTCGGTTAAAGATCGTCTTGGGGTGCCGACAATAGTACCGCCAAATACTAACAAAGTCCTGAATTTAGTTCAACCGAGGGCGGATAATGTGACTGAAGGGGGCGGCGAGGCTCAAGAGAAGAACAAGCCGGTAGTAAATAAGGAAGAGAACAAGGCTCAAGCCGCCGCCGCTATCAAGAAAAACCAAGAACTGCTCGCCGCCAAAGAGAAACTCAAGAAGAATCAAGACGAGCAGAGGAAGGAAGtgttgaaaatcaaaaacaacCTGAGGAAGCGGAAACAGGAACTGCTCGAGAAGCAGCTGTCCCAGCAGAAAATCCTGATCGAAAAGATGGAAAAGC TGCCGCCAGGTCCGCAACGCGACCTCATCATGGAGACCATCAAGAAGACGCAAGAATCTATCGAGGGCATCAAGAAGGACCTGCTCCAGTCGGTCCTCACCGCCAAGACCACCCCCCAAAAGAAAGCAAAAGAGGACGTCCAGAGAGAAATGCTGGACGCCGAGCTGGACCTGATTACCAAACAACAGGAAGGCGCCGACACCTCGGAAATACAAAAGAAGTTGTTCGAGTTGAAGGCGCGAGCGGCCATGACCAGAGGCCGCGGTCGGGGCAGGAGGTACAGCCAAGTCAGCAGACACCTCTTGAGCAAGAACAATCTGATCGACAACGGAG GTCTGAAGGGGAACGTCAAAAGTGTCAACAAAGCGTCGTTCCAGAAGCACACCGTCGACCACAGACCCACCAGGCTCCTGGTCTCGGGGTACGAAGCAGACGAGCAAGAAAGCGTCTTGAATCACTTCCAG TTGTTCGGCGAGATCGCCGACTACATCGTGGATTCGACATTGCCGAGTATCACTCTGAACTACAAGACGCGCAAGGAAGCAGAGATGGCGCTGTTGAAAGGCAAACATTTCCAA GATCGCACTTTGTCCATCACGTGGTGCAGCGTAGTGGCTTTGAATAATCAGATGACATCGTCGCGCGCAGCGACACGAAAGGTGTTGATGTCCGAGTCCGAAGAGGACAGATTGATCGAGCAGAATCTACCAGAAGGAGAGGAAGAC TTGGGTCCTGAAATATCTGAAGAAGCGCTGCTTCAAGACGACGAAGAAGAGGAGGAAGAGAGCGAGGATCGATCCTGGAGGCGATAG
- the LOC138128818 gene encoding sorting and assembly machinery component 50 homolog B, which translates to MGTVYAKSEEHSSILPSITQEPIRSEPQQQSDSREIYLDGVKARVDKIHVDGLARTKDDIIEDCIRDLFKATDFQDVLLKAHRARLKLDELGCFKSIAVFIDTSKGTGASPDGLEVTFNVTEFKRITGGVTTQVGNNEGALLIGMKAPNLFGRGERVQVEYSHGSKRTTNFNLAFVKPMRGKYRPIFTTSVFQSNSEWPVSGYKELDRGLLLDFGFHSTPLIKHNLQWEATIRDLAVLSRNTSFEVREQAGLSLKSSLKHIISIDLRDDVIFPTLGSLLQLTSEAAGLGGDVGFLKNEFFVQGNYSIAEDFVLQGTLSGGYMRGLSNDMKIGMSDTYYLGGPLSLRGFQMRGVGPHSEGDALGSLAYWASGLHLFTPLPFRPGRGGFGDLFKTHLFITAGNVGDFRLGEHNLMEALAANVRISYGLGLALRLGNMARVEVNYCFPYMYEKGDQVHPGIQFGIGVQFV; encoded by the exons ATGGGCACAGTTTATGCGAAA TCGGAAGAACACTCGTCGATTCTGCCTTCGATTACACAAGAGCCAATCCGTTCGGAGCCCCAGCAACAATCAGACTCGAGAGAAATTTATTTAGATGgcgttaaa GCGCGTGTTGATAAAATTCACGTGGACGGCTTGGCACGGACCAAAGACGACATAATCGAGGATTGCATTCGAGACTTGTTCAAAGCGACTGACTTCCAAGATGTACTTCTTAAGGCGCACCGG GCGCGTCTCAAACTCGACGAGTTGGGCTGTTTTAAGAGCATCGCGGTTTTTATAGACACGAGTAAAGGGACAGGGGCGAGTCCTGACGGGCTCGAAGTGACTTTCAATGTCACCGAATTTAAGAGGATAACGGGAGGGGTCACCACGCAAGTGGGTAACAATGAAGGCGCGCTTCTCATCGGTATGAAAGCTCCGAATTTGTTCGGGCGCGGGGAGAGAGTCCAAGTAGAGTACAGTCACGGTTCAAAACGGACCACTAATTTCAATTTGGCCTTTGTTAAGCCCATGAGGGGCAAATATAGACCAAT ATTTACCACCAGCGTGTTCCAGTCTAATTCCGAATGGCCAGTTTCTGGTTATAAAGAACTAGACAGAGGTCTACTGTTAGATTTTGGCTTTCATTCAACACCTCTG AtcaaacataacctccaaTGGGAGGCGACAATTCGCGATTTGGCCGTATTGAGCAGGAACACTTCTTTTGAAGTGCGGGAACAAGCAGGACTCAGTCTCAAATCGTCGCTTAAACACATCATATCAATTGATTTGCGAGATGACGTCATTTTTCCTACACTCGGCAGTCTTCTGCAGCTAACTTCAGAAGCTGCAGGACTGGGCGGTGACGTCGGCTTTTTAAAGAACGAATTTTTCGTTCAAGGCAACTACTCCATAGCGGAAGATTTT GTTTTGCAAGGTACTCTCTCTGGAGGTTACATGCGCGGGTTGAGCAACGACATGAAGATAGGCATGTCCGACACGTATTACCTAGGTGGTCCTTTGTCCTTGAGGGGGTTCCAGATGCGCGGTGTGGGTCCTCATTCTGAGGGCGACGCTCTGGGGTCTTTAGCTTATTGGGCTTCAGGTCTGCACCTCTTCACCCCTCTCCCGTTCAGACCCGGAAGAGGGGGCTTCGGTGACTTGTTCAAAACACATCTTTTTATCACTGCTGGAAACGTAGGAGACTTCAGATTAG GGGAACATAATTTGATGGAAGCTCTAGCAGCCAACGTTAGAATATCGTACGGGCTAGGACTAGCTCTGAGACTGGGAAACATGGCAAGGGTCGAAGTGAATTATTGTTTCCCCTACATGTACGAAAAGGGCGATCAAGTGCATCCCGGAATCCAGTTTGGAATCGGCGTCCAATTTGTATGA